The proteins below are encoded in one region of Solenopsis invicta isolate M01_SB chromosome 8, UNIL_Sinv_3.0, whole genome shotgun sequence:
- the LOC120358571 gene encoding uncharacterized protein LOC120358571, producing MEKIKNENTLQIINVSLQKDQPKSCPACNNGDIPFGAHTCNICKVVVHALDNCSLTYDEEGYGQKRICIPCSLLEGSQNILATRETENWRGLNKNRKRKARYLDDPCGIQDALTWRSAKLLIMRNGSSTELQAVKIEDQNYCFINTCAFDSVLQIVLAALSDYKDFETEIRKIENNKLYEMALDILEKGIRAYTYKLRAQILLPFSKPRNVQCGNCIQVNCQTNVGYLASQLFRNSPSFEENSICDKGCPVRSKSLPVSQIDYNHLLQADNYNIIKNNVLLKGSKKCYRENCTGFETTKLCKIGN from the exons atggaaaaaattaaaaatgaaaatactttacaaattattaatgtctCACTCCAGAAAGATCAACCAAAGTCGTGCCCTGCTTGTAACAATGGTGACATACCGTTTGGGGCACATACTTGTAATATATGCAAAGTAGTAGTACATGCACTAGATAACTGTTCGTTAACTTATGATGAAGAAGGATACGGGCAGAAACGAATTTGCATTCCTTGCTCTCTATTGGAAGGCTCGCAAAACATTCTCGCCACAAGAGAAACGGAAAATTGGCGaggtttaaataaaaacagaaaacgcAAAGCAAGATATTTAGATGACCCTTGCGGTATACAAGATGCTTTAACATGGAGAAGTGCGAAGCTCCTTATAATGAGAAACGGTAGCTCCACAGAATTACAAGCGGTAAAAATAGAAGatcaaaattattgctttataaacACTTGTGCTTTTGACAGCGTGCTGCAAATTGTCCTTGCCGCCTTGTCAGATTACAAAGATTTCGAAACCgag ATACGTAAAATCGagaataataagttatatgaaATGGCGctagatattttagaaaaaggAATTAGAGCGTACACGTATAAATTACGTGCACAAATATTATTACCTTTTTCTAAACCTCGAAACGTACAATGTGGAAATTGCATTCAAGTAAATTGTCAAACTAATGTAGGCTACTTGGCAAGTCAGCTTTTCAGGAATAGTCCAAGTTTCGAAGAAAATTCTATATGCGATAAAGGATGTCCAGTCAGATCAAAGTCATTGCCTGTCTCTCAAATTGACTACAATCACTTATTACAAGcagataattacaatataataaaaaacaatgtcCTATTAAAAGGAAGTAAGAAATGTTATCGTGAAAATTGCACAGGTTTTGAAACAACCAAACTGTGTAAAATAGGTAATTAG
- the LOC105203223 gene encoding SCAN domain-containing protein 3-like, with the protein MAESKKKCRQYSVDYLKFGFLPSKADKRLPICFLCNKVLSNDSMKPSKLEDHLRRCHPDKISKDLKYFQTLKEKYEKRPTVHSMFASTSQSNDDGLRASYNISLLIAKSGKPHTIGEQLILPAIEEVLKTVLHKPPFDVLKRIPLSNNTVQRRIDEMSSDIESFLCNYLQTTHFSIQLDESTLPGNEALLLAYVRFVMDEEIHEELLFAKTLETDTKGESIFNVLSDFFKEKSIPFTNIISVAADGAPAMFGRYRGFISHLKRIIPGVTAIHCVIHRQHLVAKNLSDRLHQSLQFVIKAVNKIRSNALNTRLFAQLCDENDEDFQRLLLHTEVRWLSKGACLTRFYSLFESVLEFLESKDPDLKENLIKLKADIAYLTDLFKKFNDINLQLQGDSLNLIKTKGVISAFLGKLKFMKQNISRREFSQFPNLSQAECLDEDIQTYVQHLNALHNDFKNRFEDILTMEIPPWIINPFDETEVANVVLQEELLELSTNEELKVKFKKGYQTFWLQAEIPEKYPGLWEIARKLLIAFPSSYLVEKSFSVVTNLLTKKRSRLNITERGDLRLFLTKLKPNIDNLLSIHQVHPSH; encoded by the coding sequence ATGGCTGAATCTAAGAAGAAATGTCGACAGTACAGTgttgattatttgaaatttggTTTTCTTCCATCAAAGGCAGACAAACGATTGCCCATATGCTTTTTATGCAACAAAGTTTTGAGCAATGATTCTATGAAACCATCGAAGCTCGAAGATCATCTAAGAAGGTGTCATCCTGATAAAATaagtaaagatttaaaatattttcaaacattgaaggaaaaatatgaaaagagacCCACCGTGCACAGTATGTTCGCTTCAACGTCTCAAAGTAACGATGATGGCTTGCGGGCATCTTACAATATCTCATTGCTTATAGCGAAATCTGGAAAACCGCACACCATCGGAGAACAGTTAATTTTACCCGCTATTGAAGAGGTTTTAAAAACTGTTCTGCACAAACCTCCATTTGACGTACTCAAAAGAATTCCTTTGAGTAACAACACTGTACAAAGACGTATTGATGAAATGAGCTCTGATATTGAAAGCTTCTTGTGTAATTATCTGCAAACAACTCATTTTTCTATTCAACTGGACGAGTCAACTTTACCTGGTAATGAAGCATTATTATTGGCATATGTTCGATTTGTTATGGACGAAGAAATCCATGAAGAGCTGCTATTCGCGAAAACTTTGGAGACGGACACTAAAGGCGAATCAATATTTAATGTCCTGAgtgatttttttaaggaaaagtcGATTCCATTTACAAACATTATTTCGGTGGCAGCAGATGGAGCTCCTGCCATGTTCGGGCGATATCGTGGGTTTATAAGCCATCTTAAAAGAATTATACCAGGAGTAACTGCAATTCACTGTGTCATCCACCGACAACACCTGGTAGCGAAAAATTTGAGTGATAGATTGCACCAATCGCTTCAATTTGTGATTAAAGCAGTTAACAAAATAAGAAGCAATGCATTAAATACTCGTTTATTTGCACAATTGTGCGACGAAAATGATGAAGACTTCCAACGATTGCTCTTACATACTGAAGTACGCTGGTTGTCGAAAGGTGCATGTTTAACAAGATTTTACTCACTTTTTGAATCAGTTTTAGAGTTTCTGGAAAGTAAAGATCCAGATTTAAAAGAAAACCTGATCAAATTGAAAGCAGACATCGCGTATTTGACAgatttgttcaaaaaatttaatgacattAACTTACAGTTACAAGGGGACAgcctaaatttaataaaaacaaagggTGTAATTTCGGCTTTTCttggaaaattgaaatttatgaagcAAAATATTAGTCGGCGCGAATTCTCCCAGTTTCCAAACTTGTCACAGGCAGAATGTCTTGATGAGGATATACAGACATACGTTCAACATTTAAATGCCCTGCATAATGACTTCAAAAATAGATTTGAAGATATTCTGACGATGGAAATACCACCATGGATCATAAATCCATTTGATGAAACGGAAGTGGCGAATGTGGTATTACAAGAGGAGCTACTCGAGCTTAGCACCAATGAGGAGCTGAAggtgaaatttaaaaaaggctATCAAACATTTTGGCTGCAGGCAGAAATACCCGAAAAATATCCTGGGCTATGGGAAATTGCGAGAAAACTTTTGATAGCGTTTCCCTCGTCATACCTTGTCGAAAAAAGTTTTAGTGTCGTTACAAAcctattaacaaaaaaaaggagCAGATTGAACATCACAGAACGGGGAGATTTGCGGTTATTCCTTACAAAACTGAAGccaaatattgataatttgctGTCAATCCATCAAGTACATCCCTCCCATTAA
- the LOC120358483 gene encoding uncharacterized protein LOC120358483 — protein sequence MAAIGQLIVCRNTDDAVKVLRAILIISRPETEGMLLNGEETTCEREKNKLRSVLTGILDYEDIENSENNNDNNDIIEEDAINEIEDNEWSRRGNEINNQVDQILNEVANRDNAHYFPTLAKRLLQDIAIFPLWSNVCRDNFGYGRIPASSASVEGEFNKIKNCILKNYSVPMRCIFKNLFRLSSRKNKNC from the exons atggcAGCTATCGGACAATTAATTGTGTGCCGAAACACAGACGATGCAGTTAAAGTATTAAGAGCCATACTAATAATTTCACGACCAGAAACGGAAGGTATGTTATTGAATGGTGAAGAAACTACTTGCGAAAGAGAGAAGAATAAATTAAGATCAGTTCTAACAG GTATCCTAGATTATGAAGATATcgaaaattcagaaaataacAATGACAATAATGACATTATTGAGGAAGATGCAATTAACGAGATAGAAGACAATGAATGGTCAAGAAGGGGTAACGAAATTAATAATCAAGTAGACCAAATATTAAATGAAGTCGCCAATCGAGATAATGCCCATTATTTTCCAACATTAGCAAAACGTTTATTACAAGACATTGCTATATTCCCCTTATGGTCAAACGTTTGCCGTGACAATTTTGGTTATGGACGAATACCAGCATCTAGTGCAAGTGTCGAAggggaatttaataaaataaaaaattgcattttaaagaattatagtGTTCCTATGagatgcatttttaaaaatttatttagattatcttcgcggaaaaataaaaattgttga